A window of the Halopseudomonas phragmitis genome harbors these coding sequences:
- the rlmN gene encoding 23S rRNA (adenine(2503)-C(2))-methyltransferase RlmN, with protein MTDATGKINLLGLTQPKLEAFFEELGEKRFRAGQVMKWIHHFGVDDFDEMTNLGKALREKLKARAEIRGPEVVSEDISKDGTRKWVVRVASGSCVETVYIPQNGRGTLCVSSQAGCALDCSFCSTGKQGFNSDLTVAEIIGQVWIANKSFGTVPAKIDRAITNVVMMGMGEPLLNYDNVVDAMRMMMDDLGYGISKRKVTLSTSGVVPMINKLAEDIDVSLALSLHAPNNALRDKLVPLNKKYPLEVLLPACQSYISRLGEKRVLTIEYTLLKDVNDQPEHAEQVIALLRDIPCKVNLIPFNPFPYSGYERPSNNAIRRFQDMLHKAGFNVTVRTTRGDDIDAACGQLVGQVMDRTRRSERYIAVRQLASDASAEPGPVNPSR; from the coding sequence ATGACCGATGCAACCGGCAAAATTAATCTGCTGGGCCTGACCCAGCCGAAACTGGAGGCCTTCTTCGAGGAACTCGGAGAGAAACGCTTTCGCGCCGGCCAGGTGATGAAGTGGATCCATCACTTCGGTGTTGATGATTTCGACGAGATGACCAATCTCGGCAAGGCCTTGCGTGAAAAGCTCAAGGCCCGCGCCGAGATACGCGGCCCGGAAGTGGTCAGCGAGGACATCTCCAAGGATGGCACGCGCAAGTGGGTTGTGCGCGTGGCCTCCGGTAGCTGCGTGGAGACCGTGTATATCCCGCAGAACGGCCGTGGCACCCTGTGTGTGTCGTCGCAGGCTGGCTGCGCCCTGGATTGCAGCTTCTGCTCCACTGGCAAGCAAGGATTCAATAGCGATCTGACCGTGGCCGAGATCATTGGCCAGGTATGGATCGCCAACAAGTCGTTCGGTACCGTACCGGCCAAGATTGATCGGGCCATCACCAATGTGGTGATGATGGGCATGGGCGAGCCGCTGCTCAACTACGATAACGTCGTCGATGCCATGCGCATGATGATGGATGACCTGGGCTATGGCATTTCCAAGCGCAAGGTCACGCTGTCGACCTCCGGTGTTGTGCCGATGATCAACAAGCTGGCCGAAGACATTGATGTCTCTCTGGCGCTGTCACTGCATGCACCGAACAATGCGCTGCGTGACAAGCTGGTGCCGCTGAACAAGAAATATCCACTGGAAGTGCTGTTGCCTGCCTGCCAGAGCTATATCTCGCGGCTGGGCGAGAAGCGGGTGCTGACCATCGAGTACACCCTGCTCAAGGATGTCAACGATCAGCCTGAGCATGCCGAGCAGGTGATCGCCTTGCTGCGCGACATCCCCTGCAAGGTCAACCTGATCCCGTTCAACCCCTTTCCGTATTCGGGTTATGAACGGCCGAGCAACAATGCCATCCGGCGCTTCCAGGACATGCTTCACAAGGCTGGTTTCAACGTGACTGTGCGGACCACCCGTGGTGACGATATCGATGCCGCCTGTGGGCAACTGGTTGGCCAGGTGATGGACCGGACCCGACGTAGCGAGCGCTACATCGCGGTGCGACAGCTGGCTTCGGATGCCAGTGCTGAGCCTGGGCCAGTCAATCCCAGCCGTTAA
- the pilW gene encoding type IV pilus biogenesis/stability protein PilW, whose product MKTLKIAGAVMLLALGGCMTTMDQPRRAVDSEAALDAYIQLGLGYLQEGETERAKAPLSEALKIDPRSSSANIALALVFQQEGEYDSAEKHFRAALASEPDNPRVLNNFGAFLLERERYDESLQYLQRAAENRLYGERSRVFENLGLAYLRKGNREAAKQHFERSLRLNSRQPMALLELSRLEFEDQNYVPAWDHYRRFVQLSGQDASSLWLGIQLARRFEDHSRAASYALQLRRFYPASPEAQALQASETR is encoded by the coding sequence ATGAAGACGTTGAAGATCGCAGGAGCCGTCATGCTGTTGGCGCTGGGTGGCTGTATGACCACCATGGACCAGCCACGCCGTGCTGTGGACTCCGAGGCCGCCCTTGACGCCTACATTCAGCTTGGCTTGGGTTATCTGCAGGAAGGCGAGACCGAGCGGGCCAAGGCTCCACTCAGTGAGGCTCTGAAGATCGATCCGCGTTCATCCTCGGCCAATATCGCTCTGGCGCTGGTGTTCCAGCAGGAAGGCGAGTACGACAGCGCAGAAAAGCATTTCCGTGCAGCGCTGGCCAGTGAGCCGGACAATCCCCGAGTGTTGAACAATTTCGGGGCTTTTTTGCTTGAGCGTGAGCGCTATGACGAGTCGCTGCAGTATCTGCAGCGGGCTGCCGAGAACCGTCTGTACGGTGAGCGTTCGCGAGTATTCGAAAACCTCGGGCTGGCCTACCTGCGTAAGGGTAACCGCGAGGCTGCCAAACAACACTTCGAGCGTTCGCTGCGCCTCAACAGCCGTCAGCCGATGGCGTTGCTGGAATTGTCACGGCTGGAGTTCGAAGACCAAAATTATGTGCCCGCCTGGGATCACTACCGTCGCTTCGTTCAGTTGTCCGGTCAGGATGCTTCGAGCCTGTGGCTCGGTATTCAACTGGCGCGTCGGTTCGAGGATCACAGCCGGGCCGCCAGCTATGCCCTGCAATTACGTCGCTTCTATCCGGCCAGTCCGGAGGCACAGGCGTTGCAGGCTTCGGAGACGCGATGA
- a CDS encoding RodZ domain-containing protein, giving the protein MSVEHLPDEEPQAPAITVNPGEILRAEREAQNLSIAQVAEGLRLSRRMVEHLEAGEFDRLPGDTFSRGYVRAYARLLLLDPARLVQEFDRFRGIKTRERQVSGIGRVQHPPRATRQLMRWSSIVIVLVLLVLALLWWQEKRNLAPPAPVSELPERLIEEVQVDAMTLPEAVSPVRSPAIELLERDAAGQAASNSADAEVLATEPASDAEPAINAPAEVEPVAAANGLRMRFRDSCWLQVSAPGGQVLHSALMQAGQSLELAHSGPLDLVIGAVNAVESIEFQGQPVDLSATSQSGVARLRLGQ; this is encoded by the coding sequence ATGAGCGTAGAGCACCTCCCTGATGAAGAGCCCCAGGCACCTGCCATTACGGTCAACCCGGGTGAGATTTTGCGTGCCGAGCGTGAAGCTCAGAACCTGAGCATTGCCCAGGTGGCTGAGGGGCTGCGGCTGTCCCGACGCATGGTTGAACACCTCGAAGCAGGTGAGTTCGATCGACTACCAGGTGACACCTTCTCTCGTGGTTATGTGCGGGCCTATGCCCGTTTGTTGTTGCTGGATCCAGCCCGCCTGGTACAGGAGTTTGATCGTTTCCGTGGAATCAAGACGCGCGAGCGTCAGGTCAGCGGCATCGGTCGGGTTCAGCATCCGCCCAGAGCGACGCGGCAGTTGATGCGCTGGAGCAGTATCGTGATTGTGCTGGTCCTATTGGTGTTGGCATTGCTGTGGTGGCAGGAGAAACGCAATCTGGCGCCACCGGCACCGGTCAGCGAATTGCCAGAGCGTTTGATTGAAGAGGTCCAGGTCGATGCCATGACTCTGCCGGAAGCTGTTAGCCCGGTACGTAGTCCGGCCATTGAACTGCTCGAGCGGGATGCGGCTGGGCAAGCTGCATCCAATAGTGCTGATGCAGAGGTTTTGGCAACTGAGCCTGCCTCTGATGCGGAGCCTGCGATCAATGCTCCCGCAGAGGTTGAACCCGTGGCCGCTGCGAATGGATTGCGGATGCGTTTTCGCGATAGTTGCTGGTTGCAGGTCAGCGCCCCCGGCGGTCAAGTACTGCACAGTGCACTGATGCAGGCCGGGCAGTCATTGGAACTGGCCCACAGCGGGCCGTTGGATCTGGTGATCGGCGCGGTCAATGCAGTCGAGTCGATCGAATTTCAGGGCCAGCCGGTCGATTTGTCGGCCACCAGTCAGTCGGGCGTGGCTCGCCTGCGGCTGGGCCAGTAA
- the ispG gene encoding flavodoxin-dependent (E)-4-hydroxy-3-methylbut-2-enyl-diphosphate synthase → MHHESPIKRRVSRQIRVGSVLVGGDAPISVQSMTNTETCDVAATVDQIQRLEAVGADIVRVSVPSMEAAEAFGRIRQQVNVPLVADIHFDYKIALKVAELGVDCLRINPGNIGREDRVRAVVDAARHHGIPIRIGVNAGSLEKDLQKKYGEPTPEALVESALRHVDHLDKLDFQDFKVSVKASDVFMAVGAYRLLARQIEQPLHLGITEAGGLRSGTVKSSVGLGMLLAEGIGDTIRISLAADPVEEIRVGFDILKSLRLRSRGINFIACPSCSRQNFDVVKTMNELESRLEDVLVPLDVAVIGCVVNGPGEAKEVDIGLTGGSPNNLIYRDGSPDGKVDNANLVDTLEKMIRDKVAEKQALDANTIARG, encoded by the coding sequence ATGCACCACGAATCCCCCATCAAGCGCCGGGTGTCCCGGCAGATTCGCGTCGGTTCGGTGCTGGTCGGTGGTGATGCGCCAATTTCGGTGCAGAGCATGACCAATACCGAAACCTGCGATGTGGCGGCAACGGTCGACCAGATCCAGCGCCTGGAAGCTGTGGGAGCTGATATTGTGCGGGTCTCGGTGCCGAGCATGGAAGCCGCCGAAGCGTTCGGCCGCATTCGTCAGCAGGTCAATGTACCTCTGGTGGCCGATATCCATTTCGATTACAAAATCGCCCTCAAGGTGGCAGAGCTGGGTGTTGACTGCCTACGCATCAACCCCGGCAATATCGGTCGTGAGGACCGGGTGCGGGCGGTGGTCGATGCTGCGCGTCACCATGGTATTCCGATTCGCATTGGGGTCAACGCCGGTTCGCTGGAAAAGGATCTGCAGAAAAAATACGGTGAGCCGACGCCAGAGGCTTTGGTTGAGTCGGCGCTGCGGCATGTCGACCATCTCGACAAGCTGGATTTTCAGGACTTCAAGGTCAGCGTCAAGGCTTCAGACGTGTTCATGGCGGTTGGCGCCTACCGGCTGTTGGCCAGACAGATTGAACAGCCCCTGCACTTGGGGATCACTGAAGCCGGTGGTTTGCGCAGTGGTACAGTGAAATCATCGGTTGGGCTTGGCATGCTGTTGGCTGAGGGTATTGGTGACACCATTCGCATTTCCCTGGCCGCTGATCCGGTCGAGGAGATCCGTGTCGGCTTCGATATTCTCAAGTCGTTGCGGCTGCGCTCGCGTGGGATCAACTTCATTGCCTGCCCGAGTTGTTCGCGGCAGAACTTCGATGTGGTCAAGACCATGAATGAGCTGGAGTCGCGCCTGGAAGATGTGCTGGTGCCGCTCGATGTGGCGGTGATCGGCTGCGTGGTCAACGGTCCGGGCGAAGCCAAGGAGGTCGATATCGGCCTGACCGGCGGCAGCCCGAACAACCTGATTTATCGCGATGGCAGTCCCGATGGCAAGGTCGACAACGCCAATCTGGTCGATACCCTGGAAAAGATGATCCGCGACAAGGTCGCAGAAAAGCAGGCGCTGGACGCCAATACCATCGCCCGTGGCTGA
- the hisS gene encoding histidine--tRNA ligase produces the protein MKTLQAVRGMNDILPADSALWQYLESSVAKLLGGYGYQQIRLPIVESTELFKRSIGEVTDIVEKEMYTFADRNGDSLTLRPEGTAGCVRAMLEHGLLGGGLSHKVWYTGPMFRHERPQKGRYRQFHQIGVETFNLTGPDVDAELIILCWRLWQQLGLREAVTLELNSLGSSEDRARYRADLVTYLRERFDQLDEDSQRRLDSNPLRILDSKVAATQALLADAPKLADYLNEQAREHFAGLKALLDAAGVPYVVNPRLVRGLDYYGLTVFEWTTDRLGAQGTVCAGGRYDGLVEQLGGKPAPAVGFAMGVERLLLLIETLGKVPAELARQVDVYLVTLGDQAVQAGFGLAEQLRDALPDLRLVVHCGGGSFKSQFKKADKSGALYALILGENEAASQQVGLKPLRSDAEQELLDWQALPARLDELL, from the coding sequence TTGAAAACCCTGCAAGCCGTGCGCGGCATGAACGACATCCTGCCGGCCGACAGCGCCTTGTGGCAGTATCTGGAATCTTCTGTGGCCAAGCTGCTGGGCGGCTACGGCTACCAGCAGATTCGCCTGCCGATCGTCGAGTCGACCGAGTTGTTCAAGCGCTCGATTGGTGAAGTAACCGATATCGTTGAGAAGGAGATGTACACCTTTGCTGATCGCAATGGTGACTCCCTGACGCTGCGCCCCGAAGGGACTGCAGGCTGTGTGCGGGCCATGCTCGAGCACGGCCTGCTCGGCGGTGGGCTCAGCCACAAGGTCTGGTACACAGGGCCGATGTTTCGCCATGAGCGCCCGCAGAAAGGCCGTTACCGCCAATTCCACCAGATAGGGGTGGAAACTTTCAACCTTACCGGTCCGGATGTTGATGCCGAGCTGATCATTCTGTGCTGGCGGTTGTGGCAGCAACTGGGGCTGCGCGAGGCGGTAACCCTGGAGCTGAACAGTCTGGGCTCCAGCGAAGACCGAGCGCGCTACCGGGCCGATCTGGTGACCTATCTGCGCGAGCGCTTCGATCAGCTTGATGAAGACAGCCAGCGCCGCCTGGACAGCAATCCGCTGCGGATTCTCGACAGCAAGGTGGCTGCGACCCAGGCTCTGCTGGCCGATGCGCCAAAACTGGCCGACTACCTCAACGAGCAGGCTCGTGAACACTTTGCCGGGCTCAAGGCTCTGCTGGATGCGGCTGGTGTCCCCTACGTGGTCAACCCGAGGTTGGTGCGCGGGCTGGATTACTACGGTCTGACCGTGTTCGAATGGACCACCGACCGGCTGGGTGCCCAGGGTACGGTCTGTGCCGGTGGCCGTTACGACGGGCTGGTCGAGCAGCTCGGCGGCAAACCGGCTCCGGCGGTAGGCTTTGCCATGGGGGTTGAGCGGCTGCTGCTGTTGATCGAAACCCTTGGTAAGGTGCCGGCTGAACTGGCTCGTCAGGTCGATGTCTATCTGGTCACTTTGGGTGATCAGGCGGTACAGGCCGGTTTTGGCCTGGCTGAACAGTTGCGCGATGCCTTGCCTGATTTACGTCTGGTGGTGCATTGTGGCGGCGGCAGTTTTAAGAGTCAGTTCAAAAAAGCCGACAAGTCCGGTGCGCTCTATGCGCTGATTCTGGGGGAGAATGAAGCGGCTAGCCAGCAGGTCGGGCTTAAACCGCTGCGTAGCGACGCCGAGCAGGAGTTGCTGGACTGGCAGGCACTGCCGGCACGGCTGGATGAATTACTGTAA
- a CDS encoding YfgM family protein produces the protein MTYQTEEEQVEKLKELWNRHGMPLLTGVVLALAGVFGWNGWNNYQSAQSANASALYQSMLEAVLGDESVQARTRAAELAEQLRSDYPKTRYAQFAALMQARLAVEADDFAGAEALLREVVERRGDDTLQEIARQRLARVLAQQERAEEGLALFNGTVSGELLAGREEVRGDLLLTLGRQAEARSAYQAALEALEDPRARPQLQLKLDDLAEEA, from the coding sequence GTGACCTATCAAACAGAAGAAGAACAGGTAGAAAAGCTCAAGGAGTTGTGGAACAGGCACGGCATGCCTCTGTTGACCGGGGTAGTGCTGGCTCTGGCCGGGGTGTTCGGCTGGAATGGCTGGAACAACTACCAGTCAGCCCAGTCGGCCAATGCCTCGGCGCTTTATCAGTCCATGCTCGAAGCCGTGCTGGGTGATGAGTCGGTGCAGGCCCGGACCCGGGCGGCGGAGTTGGCCGAGCAACTGCGAAGCGACTACCCGAAAACCCGTTATGCCCAGTTCGCCGCGCTGATGCAAGCGCGCCTGGCGGTAGAGGCTGACGATTTTGCCGGGGCCGAAGCCTTGCTGCGCGAAGTGGTCGAGCGGCGTGGCGACGACACTCTGCAGGAAATTGCCCGCCAGCGCCTGGCTCGAGTTCTGGCTCAGCAGGAGCGGGCTGAGGAAGGCTTGGCGTTGTTTAATGGCACGGTCAGCGGCGAGCTGCTGGCAGGGCGTGAAGAGGTCCGTGGTGATCTGCTGCTGACCCTGGGGCGTCAAGCCGAGGCGCGCAGTGCCTACCAGGCCGCGCTTGAAGCGCTGGAAGATCCGCGCGCGCGTCCGCAACTGCAACTCAAGCTCGATGATCTGGCGGAGGAAGCCTAG
- the bamB gene encoding outer membrane protein assembly factor BamB: protein MSRYLAVGLSALVLAGCGSSSKKELPPAPLEKFTAEVSLERSWKRNIGVGQGKLYNTLTPALDGLALYAADARGRVVAMDRDTGSVSWQVRLKEPLSGAVGAGGGRVMVGTLDGQVITLDENDGSELWRAQVSSEVLAPPQTNGDVVVVQTQDDKLVALDISSGDQRWIYEASLPVLTVRGTSTPVVSLRQVYAGLASGRVVSLAADSGIPLWEERIAQPQGRSELERMVDIDGDLLLSGQNLYVASFQGNLAALDAESGNMRWQRPVSSYVGPAAGFGSVYVSHANGVVEAVDQNRGNSLWRNESLIRRQLTAPVAFSSYVAVADFEGYVHLLAQTDGRLVGRIRVDRKGVRVAPIALGDTLYVFGNSGDLAALKLK, encoded by the coding sequence ATGTCCCGGTATCTGGCAGTTGGTCTGTCGGCTCTGGTTCTGGCCGGGTGCGGTAGCTCCAGCAAGAAGGAATTGCCGCCTGCGCCGCTGGAAAAATTTACCGCCGAGGTCAGCCTGGAGCGTAGCTGGAAACGCAACATCGGTGTTGGCCAGGGCAAGCTGTACAACACCCTGACTCCCGCGTTGGATGGTCTGGCTTTGTATGCCGCCGATGCTCGTGGCCGGGTCGTTGCCATGGATCGTGATACCGGGTCGGTAAGCTGGCAGGTACGGCTCAAGGAACCACTGTCCGGGGCTGTTGGGGCCGGCGGTGGCCGGGTCATGGTCGGGACACTGGATGGTCAGGTGATCACCCTGGACGAAAACGACGGCAGCGAGTTGTGGCGCGCCCAGGTTTCCAGTGAAGTGCTGGCTCCGCCGCAAACCAACGGCGACGTGGTGGTGGTCCAGACCCAAGATGACAAACTGGTCGCGCTGGATATTTCCAGTGGTGATCAGCGCTGGATCTACGAAGCCAGTCTGCCGGTGTTGACCGTGCGCGGCACCAGTACTCCGGTCGTTAGCCTGCGCCAGGTCTACGCTGGACTGGCCAGTGGCCGGGTAGTATCTCTGGCAGCCGACAGCGGCATCCCGCTGTGGGAAGAGCGCATTGCTCAGCCCCAGGGCCGCTCGGAATTGGAGCGGATGGTCGATATCGATGGAGATCTGCTGCTGTCTGGTCAGAACCTTTACGTGGCCAGCTTTCAGGGCAACCTGGCGGCGCTGGATGCCGAGTCCGGTAATATGCGCTGGCAGCGTCCGGTGTCCAGCTATGTTGGCCCGGCGGCCGGGTTTGGCAGCGTTTATGTGAGTCACGCCAATGGCGTGGTTGAGGCGGTTGACCAGAATCGTGGCAACTCGCTCTGGCGCAATGAGAGCCTGATACGTCGTCAACTGACCGCACCGGTAGCGTTCAGTAGCTATGTTGCCGTGGCTGACTTCGAAGGCTACGTGCACTTGCTGGCCCAGACCGACGGCCGTTTGGTCGGTCGCATCCGGGTTGATCGCAAGGGCGTGCGGGTAGCGCCGATTGCTCTGGGCGACACCCTGTACGTCTTCGGTAACAGTGGCGATCTGGCTGCGCTGAAACTGAAATAG